In Opitutaceae bacterium TAV5, one genomic interval encodes:
- a CDS encoding polysaccharide lyase codes for MHVLSLHRWLLALLLLSARLGAATYGVAPDGDDTAAGSPEAPWRTLGHAALIAAAGDTVEVRGGVYAEQVKFGRSGTADAPIVFRARAGETPVIDGATLTAGPGWSPLLRLHDVSHVTIEGFGLRGLKTDRKNHVPVGILVTGSGEGVRLLDNHIHDLGTTWTGARGGDAHGIAVYGNATAPVRNILIRGNRLHDLRLGSSEALVLNGNVTGFLVEANRVHACNNIGIDLIGHEGTCPDPEQDAAREGIIRMNTVFAIDSFGNPAYGKHRSAGGIYVDGGRDLLIELNTVFDCNIGIELASEHAGRATRRVTVRNNVVSRNHIGGLFMGGYDRQRGRTEACRIERNTFFENDTLGHGNGEIHLQFDVRDTAILHNVIVTGPQALVIGNPYAENTGNTVDHNVVRAPGTPRWRWKNREHAGWRAWREASGQDAHSVFSETPSGKR; via the coding sequence ATGCACGTCCTTTCTCTTCATCGCTGGCTGCTCGCCCTTCTCCTGCTTTCGGCCCGTCTTGGCGCGGCGACTTACGGGGTGGCTCCCGACGGGGACGACACTGCCGCCGGTTCGCCCGAAGCTCCCTGGCGCACCCTGGGTCATGCCGCGCTGATTGCGGCTGCCGGCGATACCGTCGAGGTGCGCGGCGGCGTCTACGCGGAGCAGGTAAAATTCGGCCGTTCGGGCACGGCGGATGCGCCGATCGTTTTTCGGGCGAGGGCAGGGGAAACGCCGGTGATCGACGGCGCCACGCTCACGGCGGGTCCCGGCTGGTCGCCGCTGCTGCGGTTGCACGATGTCAGCCACGTGACGATCGAGGGATTCGGGCTGCGCGGCCTGAAGACGGACCGGAAAAATCACGTGCCCGTCGGCATCCTCGTGACCGGTTCGGGCGAAGGCGTGCGCCTGCTCGACAACCATATCCATGACCTCGGCACCACCTGGACCGGCGCCCGCGGCGGCGACGCTCACGGCATCGCCGTTTACGGCAATGCGACCGCTCCGGTCCGGAACATCCTCATTCGCGGCAACCGCCTGCACGATCTCCGGCTCGGGTCCAGCGAGGCGCTGGTGCTCAACGGCAACGTCACGGGATTTCTCGTCGAGGCCAACCGCGTGCATGCCTGCAACAACATCGGCATCGATCTCATCGGCCACGAGGGCACCTGCCCCGATCCGGAGCAGGATGCGGCACGGGAGGGTATCATCCGGATGAATACGGTCTTCGCGATCGATTCCTTCGGCAATCCCGCTTACGGGAAGCACCGTTCCGCGGGCGGCATCTACGTGGACGGCGGTCGCGACCTGCTGATCGAGCTCAACACGGTTTTCGACTGCAACATCGGCATCGAGCTTGCCAGCGAACACGCGGGCCGCGCCACCCGCCGCGTGACGGTGCGAAACAATGTCGTCTCCCGGAATCACATCGGCGGCCTGTTCATGGGCGGCTACGACCGGCAGCGCGGTCGCACCGAGGCATGCCGGATCGAGCGCAACACGTTTTTCGAAAACGACACCCTGGGCCACGGCAACGGGGAGATTCACCTGCAATTCGATGTGCGCGACACCGCGATCCTCCACAACGTGATCGTCACCGGCCCGCAGGCACTCGTGATCGGCAACCCTTACGCGGAGAACACGGGCAATACGGTGGATCACAACGTGGTCCGCGCACCCGGCACGCCGCGGTGGCGATGGAAGAACCGGGAGCATGCCGGCTGGCGCGCTTGGCGCGAAGCCTCGGGGCAGGATGCGCATTCGGTCTTCAGCGAGACGCCATCCGGCAAGCGCTGA